The Spiroplasma clarkii genome has a window encoding:
- a CDS encoding PTS transporter subunit EIIC has product MKEKKDSKKTAADIAKAFAKNQVQSYTNCMTRLRISVKKESTIDVDYLKSIKNVMGVIINQNEYQIILGPGFVTRVANDFGKMIDAQKTEAINVNLSVEDKDLINKIDENNFKTENHDIKQRYRAKTKASILNFFNKISLIFTPFIPAFLATGVLQAIGSIILTSVGQDNLTQVSNSWINITTLLLTLLVQILCILIGWNTAKVFGGTPIIGALLAAMYTPAFGAIIGNIFQIDGNSGTFLGIPITDISKNWFTVGVFRDGKAAGLTGSIFGAITVAGVAAVLEKQFNKFIPDGAKLFVVPFSVCVIMILVNFVLLVPLTGYVFLGMSKFFQVVTTNKWATPPLGAILAGVWLWLVVFGVHQGATPIYLMLIADTGLNTLFPLVAVAGAGQVGAALALYFKAKKGSKIRQEIGAAIVPGFLGIGEPLIYGVMLTRLRAFITACCGAAIGGLYMGLMPLFGINVGTIALGPSGLLAIPLMSASNGLPWTGMLIYLSGLVVTYISGFLLTYFFGTKGVDLK; this is encoded by the coding sequence ATGAAAGAAAAAAAAGATTCAAAAAAAACTGCTGCAGATATTGCCAAAGCATTTGCCAAAAATCAAGTTCAATCATATACAAACTGTATGACAAGGCTGCGAATCTCAGTAAAAAAAGAAAGCACAATTGATGTTGATTATCTTAAATCAATAAAAAATGTTATGGGAGTTATCATTAACCAAAATGAATACCAAATTATTTTAGGACCTGGGTTTGTAACTAGAGTTGCTAATGATTTTGGAAAAATGATTGATGCTCAAAAAACTGAAGCTATCAATGTCAATTTATCTGTTGAAGACAAAGACCTCATTAACAAAATAGATGAAAATAATTTTAAAACAGAAAATCATGACATTAAACAAAGATATCGTGCTAAAACAAAAGCAAGTATCTTAAACTTCTTTAACAAAATTAGTTTAATATTTACACCGTTTATTCCAGCTTTTTTAGCTACTGGAGTTTTACAAGCAATTGGAAGTATTATTCTGACTTCAGTAGGTCAAGATAATTTAACCCAAGTTTCTAATTCTTGAATTAATATTACAACTTTATTATTAACATTATTAGTTCAAATTTTATGTATTTTGATTGGGTGAAATACAGCAAAAGTATTTGGAGGAACTCCAATCATTGGAGCTTTGCTAGCCGCAATGTACACACCAGCATTTGGAGCAATTATAGGAAACATATTCCAAATTGATGGTAATTCAGGGACTTTTTTAGGAATACCAATAACAGATATTTCAAAAAACTGATTTACAGTGGGAGTCTTTAGGGATGGCAAAGCTGCCGGATTAACTGGATCTATTTTTGGAGCAATTACAGTTGCAGGAGTGGCTGCTGTTTTAGAAAAACAATTTAATAAATTTATTCCAGATGGAGCAAAATTATTTGTGGTACCATTCTCAGTTTGTGTCATAATGATTTTGGTTAACTTTGTTTTATTGGTACCATTAACAGGTTATGTTTTCTTGGGGATGTCAAAATTCTTCCAAGTTGTTACAACCAATAAGTGAGCCACTCCACCACTAGGAGCAATTCTTGCTGGTGTTTGATTATGATTAGTGGTGTTTGGAGTTCATCAAGGTGCCACACCAATCTACTTGATGCTAATTGCAGATACTGGTTTAAATACTTTGTTCCCACTGGTAGCGGTTGCAGGAGCTGGCCAAGTTGGAGCTGCTTTAGCACTATACTTTAAAGCAAAAAAAGGTTCAAAAATCCGTCAAGAAATTGGTGCTGCAATTGTTCCTGGTTTCCTGGGTATTGGAGAACCATTAATTTACGGAGTTATGTTAACAAGACTTAGAGCCTTTATTACTGCATGTTGCGGTGCTGCAATTGGAGGTTTATATATGGGATTAATGCCTTTATTTGGAATTAATGTAGGAACAATTGCTCTTGGCC